A stretch of the Alosa alosa isolate M-15738 ecotype Scorff River chromosome 16, AALO_Geno_1.1, whole genome shotgun sequence genome encodes the following:
- the linc.pou2af1 gene encoding colorectal cancer associated 2, with amino-acid sequence MSGKEKVYQGVRVKITVKELLQKQRARQEAIKTVAKSQVNLSSHEFSSVTYMPDYSPGASLPECNLSSGSITDSMYNMPLENGYDSHQTINIMAADQLFFPQSWPQGYPSSNMDYSNCMVPDSPSESFSLHSPAEYNSYSSPLSYSSSSSCYNSPSRMELGCGLMPENHHPYCSLQHCYCGSPSGLQDVTSQLQYSSYGNTDCWYTSALDDCYFKRDSIDACYR; translated from the exons ATGTCTG GTAAAGAGAAGGTCTATCAAGGGGTGAGAGTTAAGATCACCGTCAAGGAGCTGCTACAAAAGCAGAGAGCTCGCCAAGAAGCGATTAAAACAGTTGCG aaatCCCAAGTCAACCTGTCAAGTCATGAATTCTCTTCAGTTACATACATGCCTG ACTATTCTCCTGGAGCATCACTTCCAGAATGCAACCTCTCATCGGGATCTATCACAGATAGCATGTACAACATGCCCCTGGAGAATGGATATGATAGTCATCAAACGATAAACATAATGGCAGCCGATCAGCTTTTTTTCCCTCAGAGCTGGCCTCAAGGATATCCCTCTTCAAACATGGACTACAGCAACTGCATG gTTCCAGACTCTCCATCAGAATCCTTTAGTCTGCACAGTCCGGCCGAATACAATAGTTATTCATCGCCCCTCTCCtactcatcctcttcctcatgtTACAACTCTCCATCCCGGATGGAGCTGGGCTGCGGTCTCATGCCTGAGAACCACCACCCATACTGTTCACTCCAACACTGTTATTGTGGATCTCCCTCAGGACTCCAGGATGTCACGTCGCAGTTACAATACAGCTCGTATGGCAATACAGATTGCTGGTACACGTCGGCGCTAGATGACTGCTACTTCAAGAGGGATTCTATAGACGCTTGTTACCGGTAG
- the si:ch211-213d14.1 gene encoding uncharacterized protein C11orf53 homolog yields METEYSRRVYQGVRVKHTVKDLLAEKRSRQTTGPRYNGVASQQTFVPMQGPHMLPSYYSMRRSFISDTEFCPSGKQFSTDIYSSSLGGKPLSCDATPMSGYPFIDGYYPESFGDYRNTALNTGGSSVFTQSALSSLLPPFGTEPSQLLMRDSWEQAGPEAVTQVDGLSGEGLPPETIPSSLTSTESGSSSQCPSPPHGASMPPPQPYPLYPPLDEAHYPGLYQPSPTFPCAPYMTASSDLGTKMPSLPTEESENAPAALSDSSPWVKSDVNSSWSPYELRRTF; encoded by the exons ATGGAAACTG AGTACTCCAGGCGAGTCTACCAGGGAGTAAGGGTGAAGCACACAGTCAAAGACCTGTTGGCTGAAAAACGTTCACGACAGACGACTGGACCACGCTACAAT GGAGTGGCCTCTCAACAGACATTTGTTCCAATGCAAG GCCCCCATATGCTTCCTAGTTACTACAGCATGCGGAGATCTTTCATCTCGGACACCGAGTTCTGCCCGTCGGGCAAACAGTTCTCCACAGACATCTACTCCTCGTCGCTAGGGGGCAAACCTCTCTCCTGTGATGCCACACCTATGTCTGGCTACCCCTTCATTGACGGGTACTACCCGGAGTCATTTGGAGACTATCGCAATACTGCCCTGAACACTGGGGGGAGCTCTGTGTTCACCCAATCTGCACTGTCCTCACTGCTGCCCCCCTTTGGTACAGAACCCTCACAACTACTGATG AGGGACTCCTGGGAGCAGGCCGGGCCTGAGGCTGTGACACAGGTGGACGGTTTGTCCGGTGAGGGTTTGCCACCAGAGACCATTCCCAGCTCATTAACCAGCACCGAGTCCGGGAGCTCCTCGCAGTGTCCATCTCCACCGCACGGCGCCAGCATGCCACCCCCCCAGCCGTACCCGCTGTACCCACCTCTGGACGAGGCCCACTACCCAGGCCTTTACCAGCCGTCGCCCACCTTCCCCTGTGCACCCTACATGACTGCATCCAGTGACCTTGGCACCAAAATGCCCTCCCTGCCAACGGAGGAGTCTGAGAATGCGCCAGCGGCACTCAGCGACAGCTCCCCGTGGGTGAAGAGTGATGTAAATAGCTCCTGGTCCCCGTATGAGCTCCGCAGGACCTTCTGA